The stretch of DNA TTTCAAGATATGCATCAAATCCAAGCAAATCAGTAGTCAACTGCCTATTTATCGGGAAACTGGTAGTTGCCATAGCCGCTGAACCTAATGGATTTAGATTAACACGCTTATAGGTGTCGGCTAAACGTTCATAATCCCTTTTAAGCGCTTGTACATGAGCCATTAAATGATGAGCAATTGTAATTGGCTGAGCATGTTGCAAGTGGGTAAATCCGATGAAAACATCCTCCAAATGCTCGCCGGACATTTCTACTAATCCTTCCATAAATTCCAAAATGCCAATCTGAATTTCAATAATCTTTTCCCTTAAAACTAATCTGACATCACATGCAACCTGGTCATTACGTGATTTGGCGGTATGCATAAAACCTGCTTCAGGTCCTATTTTAAAAGTCACATAATTCTCAATAGCCATGTGAACATCTTCAACAGAAGGATCAAAGACTAATGCTTCGTAACCTTCTTCTTTAAGACTATCAAGTGCACATAAAATATTATCTGCTATTTCTGCATCAATAATTCCTTCATGTTTTAGCATTGAAGTGTGTGCAAAATTAGTTTTAATATCTGCTTCAAAAATAATTTTATCTGCTTCAAGAGATGAAGTATATTCCGCTGCTTCATCAGTCATTCCAGTCTTAAAACGACCATTTCTAATATTATCCAAAAGAATCCCTTCTTAAAAAATAATTAAAAATAAAAATAAATAAAAAAAAGAAATTAAGATTAGAAATCTTATTTTTTCATTTCAGTGTATCCGCATTTACCACAAGCAACTCTGTCACCATGGTCAGCCATGAATACACCTTCACCACAACGAGGACAAATTTGGTTTTTTCTTACAATTTTGTCTCCATCAACTTCATATAAATCAGATTTTCTTACCATTTAAATCACCTATTCTTCTGCATCTTCTGCATCTTCTGCAGGTTCTTCTTCAGGTTCTTCGTTTTTAGCGATTACATGTTTAGTTTCAATGTATTCTAAATCATCTACAGTGTCATAAACTTTAGCATATCCAATAGCTTTAGGTTCACCGTAATGTGGTTGTACATTGTCAACAACAATTAAATCTTTTTTAGTGTTTAATAAAGCAACTAATTTTGATTTGATGTCTAATACTTTAGGAGTTGCTTCACCATCATAATCAACGTAAAATTTAATTTCTTTTCTATTAAATAATTTATTTTCTTTTTCTTCAATAAATTCAATTTCCATGATAAAACCTCATTTAATTTATTCTTCAATAAATCCGTCAATAAGCATTTGAGCTTTATTTTTAACATCAGCCACTTTTAAAAGCACCAAACCTTCATTTGGTTGACCATATAAAATGGTAGCTTCAGGATCAGCCATTAAGATGCAAGGAAGAACTGCAAGATCTTCTTCCCCCGCTACTTCAATTACATAACATTCGCCATTGTTAGATAATTCAAGAGCTTGGCCTATGGTTTCCCATAGATCATCTGTAATAGTTCCCGCAGGATTATCAGCTTTTAAAATATGATCTGCAAGTATTATTTCATGAGTATGATTTTTTCTTTGAATTAAATTATCAATTATACCAATATTCGGATATAATTTATAGTCAGTAAGATTACCAAAAGTCGCATCACCAACAGAAATTAAAAACTCGGAAGATTTGATTTCATCAATTGCATCTTCGAAGTTAGGATATAATTTGCCTAACGGCTTTTTAAGCTCAGCTATTATATCTTTATTTAATTCTGCATCTAAACGTAACACAAAAAACCCTCTATCTTACCCTTAAACAATATTCGCCTGGAATTTCAATGTTCAATTCTTTAGCGACTCTGGATTCTTCCGGATCAGTTATAATTAAAAGACCGCTCCAATTATCGGAAGTTGGGCTTCCACAGCTAGGACAGTGGTCTTTGTTTGAAATCATTTTACAAACTGTACATGCTTTCATTATTAACCCTTCTTATTCTTTTGTTTGGCTTCTTCAATCCATTCGAATCTACCTAAATTAGTTTGTCTCATTGTAAGAGGAATTTTTGAATTCCTGTTATTTTCGATATTATTGGTAGATTCATCCTTAATGGAAACGCTAACTGCTCTAGCTCTAACTAAATCTCCTTCATCCAAGGTTTTGTTAGATTCTTTTGCGAGCAAAGCGCCTCTTTTTGCATCATAGTTAATGTAATCATCAGTTACTTGGGAAACATGGATTAAACCATCCATAGGTCCGATTCTTACAAAAGCACCGTAATCAACAATATC from Methanobrevibacter sp. YE315 encodes:
- a CDS encoding DNA-directed RNA polymerase encodes the protein MYYKTKIEDTVRIPPYRFENPLKEVAIQTLNETYEGRLDKKLGLLICVNDIVEIGEGKLIMGDGAAYHNVVFEAIFFKPEQHEIFDGEVIDIVDYGAFVRIGPMDGLIHVSQVTDDYINYDAKRGALLAKESNKTLDEGDLVRARAVSVSIKDESTNNIENNRNSKIPLTMRQTNLGRFEWIEEAKQKNKKG
- the spt4 gene encoding transcription elongation factor subunit Spt4, encoding MKACTVCKMISNKDHCPSCGSPTSDNWSGLLIITDPEESRVAKELNIEIPGEYCLRVR
- a CDS encoding 30S ribosomal protein S27ae gives rise to the protein MVRKSDLYEVDGDKIVRKNQICPRCGEGVFMADHGDRVACGKCGYTEMKK
- a CDS encoding GTP-dependent dephospho-CoA kinase family protein — encoded protein: MLRLDAELNKDIIAELKKPLGKLYPNFEDAIDEIKSSEFLISVGDATFGNLTDYKLYPNIGIIDNLIQRKNHTHEIILADHILKADNPAGTITDDLWETIGQALELSNNGECYVIEVAGEEDLAVLPCILMADPEATILYGQPNEGLVLLKVADVKNKAQMLIDGFIEE
- a CDS encoding 30S ribosomal protein S24e, which gives rise to MEIEFIEEKENKLFNRKEIKFYVDYDGEATPKVLDIKSKLVALLNTKKDLIVVDNVQPHYGEPKAIGYAKVYDTVDDLEYIETKHVIAKNEEPEEEPAEDAEDAEE